The DNA sequence CACCGGCGCGGTGATGAAGATGAAGGAGCTGGTGGACTCGGGCGAGCTGGGCCAGATGTACTACTACGACTCGGTCCGCATCAACCTGGGGCTTTTCCAGCACGACGTCAACGTGATCTGGGACCTGGCGCCCCACGACTTCTCGATCATGGACTACCTGCTGGGCCCCACCGCCCGGGCGCTTTCGGCCCACGGCTCGGGCCACTTCAACACGGGCATGGAGGACGTGGCCTATGTCATCGTCCACTACGACAACAACCTCATGGCCCATTTCCATGTGAACTGGCTGTCCCCGGTGAAGGTGCGCCGCACCATCCTCGGCGGCTCGAAAAAGATGCTGCTCTGGGACGACCTGAACATGGAGGAGCGCATCAAGGTCTACGACAAGGGGATGGAGGTGACCACCAAGGAGGGGCTGTACCAGGTGCTGGCCACGCCCCGCCACGGGGCCATGCACGCCCCGGTGGTCCCCGGCGTCGAGGCGCTCCACGCCGAGATTGACTACATGGTCCGCTGCATGGACAACGGGGAGCGGCCCTTCAACGACGGCGCCGCCGGGCTGCGGATGGTGCGCCTGCTGGAGGCGACGGACGAGTCCCTGAAACACAACGGCGCGCTGGTGGAACTGGCCTAGGCCCCGCCCCGGAAAGAGGAGACGCATGGAAGACTTCAACCGCATCGCGCCAAACGTCGTTCTCGGCGAGGGCGTGCGCCTGGCCTGCTTCATCAACGCCTACGGCTGCCGCATCGGCGACCGGACCAAGGTGGGCGCCTTTGTGGAGATACAGAAAAACGCCGAAATTGGCGCGGACTGCAAGATATCCAGCCACACCTTCATCTGCGAGGGCGTGGTCATCGGGGACGGGGTCTTCATCGGCCACAATGTCACCTTCATCAACGACAAGTACCCCCGCGCCGTGAACCCCGACGGTTCCCTCCAGACCGAGGCGGACTGGTCGGTCGAGCCGACGCGGGTCGGCGACCGGGCCTCTGTCGGCTCCAGCGTGACCGTGCTGTGCGGCGTGGAAATCGGCGCGGGCGCCATGGTCGGCGCGGGCAGCGTCGTCACCCGGTCCGTCCCGGCCGGGGAACTCTGGGCGGGCAACCCCGCCCGGTTCATGCGAAAAGTGGGGGCCGCTGACGCCGGCATGGCGGCGGAGGGCCGGGAGTCATGCTGAAAGCGCTCAAGGAGGCGGTCAAACCGTTTGTGTACCGGCGGGCGATGCGGCGCGCCGCGGCGCAGTTGCGCGCGCTCGGCGGCGAATTCAACCTCCGCGTGGCGGAGGGCCTGGACCTGGCCGGGCGCGGCTGGATGGACGCGGAGGAGCGCGTGTGGGCGGGCCGCATCGAGGAACTCCGCCGCCGGGTTTACACCGCCGCGGAGGACATCGCCCTGCCCGACTTCGGCGCGGGCTACGACGGGGGCGCGTCGGGCGGCGCGGGCCGGACCATTTCGCGGAATCTGGGCGACTTCGCGCGGGGCGGCAGCTCGCCCCCCGTGTGGGCCGTGATGCACCTGCGCATGGTCCGCGCGCTGCGTCCGGAGGCCTGCCTGGAACTGGGCACCTGCGTGGGCATTTCCTGCGCCTACCAGGCGGCGGGCCTGCGCCTGAACGGCGCCGGGCGCGTTTACACGCACGAGGGCGCGCCCGCCGTGGCCGAAGTGGCCCGGGGGCACTTCGACGCCCTCGGCCTGGACAACGTCGAGGTGGTGGTCGGCCCGTTCCAGCGCACCCTCGCGGCCACCCTGGAGAAGGCGCCGCCCCCGGCCTATGTCTTCATAGACGGCCACCACGACGAGCAGGCCACCTGGGACTACTTCAACCAGGTGGAGCCTTTTCTCGCGGACGAGGCCGTGGTCGTCTTTGACGACATCGCATGGTCCGCCGGAATGAAACGGGTCTGGCGGCGCCTCGCCGCGGACCCGCGCATGGCCGCCGCCTTTGACCTGCGGCATCTGGGCCTGTGCGTCTGCCGCAGGGAAGGCGCCCCGTCGAAATGACCGCGCCCCCCGCGAAAGGCGCCCGCGCGCCCCGCGCCCTCATTCTGGTGGAGAACCTCTCCGTGCCCTTTGACCGGCGCGTCTGGCGCGAGGCGAAGTCCCTGCGCGATGCCGGATGGACCGTGTCCGTCATCTCCCCCCGGGGGCTGGACCGGGACACGGCGCCCCATGAGGTGGTTGACGGGGTGGAGGTCCACCGTTTCCGGCTCTTCGAGGCGGGGGACGGGCTGAAGGCCTACCTGCTGGAGTACAGCCTGGCGCTGCTGTCCATGTTCTGGCTGTCCCTGCGGGTGTGGCGGCGGACGGGTTTCGATGTCGTTCAAATCTGCAACCCCCCCGACCTGCTTATCTTCGCCGTGCTCCCCTTCAGGCTTCTGGGCAAAAAAATTATCTTCGACCATCATGACCTGTCCCCGGAACTGTACATCTCGAAAGGCGGGCGCGCGGGGAGCGCCCCACACCGTGCCCTCCACTTTTTCGAGCGGCTCACCCTGCGCATGGCGGACGTGATCATGTCCACCAACGAGTCCTACAGGCGCATCGCGATGGAGCGCGGCGGCCGCGGGCCGGAGGATGTCTTTGTCGTCCGCAACGGCCCAGAACTGTCCCGCCTCCGCTGCGCAAGCCCCAATCCGGAGCTGAAACAGGGCCGGGAACACCTGCTGGTCTACGTCGGCATGATGGGCAGCCAGGACGGGTTGGACTATCTGCTCCGGGCGTTGGCCGTGCTGGCGGGGGAACTGGGCCGCGAGGACTTTCACGCGATGCTGGTCGGCGACGGCCCGGCGGTGCCGGAACTGAAACGGCTGGCCGGCGAACTGGGTGTCGCGGACCGTGTCACCATCACCGGACTGGTCGGGCAGGAGGAGGTCTTCGCGGCCATCGCCACCGCGTCCGTGTGCCTGTGCCCCGACCCGAACATCGGCCTGAACGACCTGTCCACCCTGGTGAAGGTGCTGGAGTACATGGGCATGGCCCGGCCCGTGGTGGCCTTTGACCTGACCGAGACCCGCGCCTCCGCCGGGGAGGCCGCCCTGTACGCCACCCCCAACGATGAACGGGAGTTTGCCCGGCACATCGCCTTTTTGCTGGACCACCCGGACGAGGCGGCGCGGCTGGGGGAGATTGGCCGCGCGCGCATCCTCGGCGGGCTGGCCTGGGACCACCAGGCGGGGAACCTGCTGGCCGCCTACGGGCGCACGGTGGACAATTAAAAAATCAGGAAGGGGGGCCTGTGGTAGGATTATGGTGGCGGGTATCGCTGAAATGGAACATACATTTCTGAGTGGAAAAGCGACTTGATTGCGGTATTGGGCGGATGGATCATATAGAGCATTGGCCCCGGCGGCTTGAGTGGATGGGACGGCGTGGAACGGAATCGGATTAACATATCGGCGCATATGCTACGCTGGGCGCGGGAACGTTCGGGAAGGCCGGACGGGTACTTCGCAGAGCATTTCCCAAAACTTGGCGCATGGGAGCGCGGCGAATGCCGCCCAACACTCAAGCAGGTTGAAGCATTCGCCAACGCGACGCATGTTCCGGTCGGATACTTGTTTCTCCCGGAACCGCCAAGCGAGCAGGTCCCCATACCGGATTTGAGGACGTTAGACGGCAGACGCTTACCGCGCTTGAGCCCAAATTTACTTGAAACGGTCTATGCCTGCCAGCAACGGCAAGAGTGGTAC is a window from the Candidatus Hydrogenedentota bacterium genome containing:
- a CDS encoding Gfo/Idh/MocA family oxidoreductase gives rise to the protein MLRVGLIGYGYWGPNLARNFNAHNGCELVRVADMLENRRRLVQKTYPAVDVVDDAARVTKADDIDVVVVATPVFTHYEFAREALLNGKHVWVEKPMTSNAAQAAELVDLAESKGLMLVVDHTFLFTGAVMKMKELVDSGELGQMYYYDSVRINLGLFQHDVNVIWDLAPHDFSIMDYLLGPTARALSAHGSGHFNTGMEDVAYVIVHYDNNLMAHFHVNWLSPVKVRRTILGGSKKMLLWDDLNMEERIKVYDKGMEVTTKEGLYQVLATPRHGAMHAPVVPGVEALHAEIDYMVRCMDNGERPFNDGAAGLRMVRLLEATDESLKHNGALVELA
- a CDS encoding N-acetyltransferase, whose translation is MEDFNRIAPNVVLGEGVRLACFINAYGCRIGDRTKVGAFVEIQKNAEIGADCKISSHTFICEGVVIGDGVFIGHNVTFINDKYPRAVNPDGSLQTEADWSVEPTRVGDRASVGSSVTVLCGVEIGAGAMVGAGSVVTRSVPAGELWAGNPARFMRKVGAADAGMAAEGRESC
- a CDS encoding class I SAM-dependent methyltransferase, which translates into the protein MLKALKEAVKPFVYRRAMRRAAAQLRALGGEFNLRVAEGLDLAGRGWMDAEERVWAGRIEELRRRVYTAAEDIALPDFGAGYDGGASGGAGRTISRNLGDFARGGSSPPVWAVMHLRMVRALRPEACLELGTCVGISCAYQAAGLRLNGAGRVYTHEGAPAVAEVARGHFDALGLDNVEVVVGPFQRTLAATLEKAPPPAYVFIDGHHDEQATWDYFNQVEPFLADEAVVVFDDIAWSAGMKRVWRRLAADPRMAAAFDLRHLGLCVCRREGAPSK
- a CDS encoding glycosyltransferase family 4 protein, which codes for MTAPPAKGARAPRALILVENLSVPFDRRVWREAKSLRDAGWTVSVISPRGLDRDTAPHEVVDGVEVHRFRLFEAGDGLKAYLLEYSLALLSMFWLSLRVWRRTGFDVVQICNPPDLLIFAVLPFRLLGKKIIFDHHDLSPELYISKGGRAGSAPHRALHFFERLTLRMADVIMSTNESYRRIAMERGGRGPEDVFVVRNGPELSRLRCASPNPELKQGREHLLVYVGMMGSQDGLDYLLRALAVLAGELGREDFHAMLVGDGPAVPELKRLAGELGVADRVTITGLVGQEEVFAAIATASVCLCPDPNIGLNDLSTLVKVLEYMGMARPVVAFDLTETRASAGEAALYATPNDEREFARHIAFLLDHPDEAARLGEIGRARILGGLAWDHQAGNLLAAYGRTVDN